The Stratiformator vulcanicus genome has a segment encoding these proteins:
- a CDS encoding matrixin family metalloprotease: MFGRTHNAEAKKQRRSERASGQPVERLEDRRYLGMVMPVGGFDGGSEIDEQAAVGSFDGTGASSKTAPGSIADLWHNSEQPITIRYDFRGLNGEANEITARQMALAEQVFAEWQRATGGRVQFLRDTNADASQIVNVGVGSLDSLGHETAQGGTLGLGGSVLNTSSGQPEIQGIIWLDRSENWDNTIGNGDPAGTVDFFTVAAHEAGHVLGLADTLQHVTDEIMGGTYDGESSTQAIDRALQQAMFLPLTEGGANGLPVSPLVDIAAQQLSANEVTQTLDFASQVSDTNDAIIAIVDRNGRILGVRVEQEVLDNFAGDPAGLVFAIDGAVAKARTAAFFSNGDPNNTDAYSPNGTLAPLTSRLVRFVSQSTVTEREVESNPNITDPNSTVRGPGFVAPIGLGAHFPPEVANTPPVDLFGIEHTNRDSIFHPGDDGIKGTADDFTLRGRFNIDPTFVPAGQTLFAPESYGTQAGITAGATDPSDWQSRGIATLPGGVPLYRDSNGDGIGETLIGGIGVFFPGPDGFATHEQGFIPGIGQTETQRTNASRVLEAEFIAVMAAGGSNLANNEVGGFKPTNHPVPTLDVPFGRLDLVGIQLQVIGPVAGTKGLLQLRDFAQQNIRAGAASGADQQINAGGDLAQAGLVVPEGMLVTPHASTVDPELTAERVNQLIFDAVEAAKNVRAAVRLDAGDASPGVRTRMVIAVTDTSGEVLGLFRMKDATVFSIDVAVAKARNTSYYADPNALQPIDQINGVPAGTAFTNRTFRFVSEPRFPDGIDGTPAGPFSIMNNPSINPRTGENLGAPAAASTFTSVLGFDAFNPQTNFRDPGDPGVVAGSVPAVGTTNKANQNGIVFFPGSTPLYENGNNLIGGYGISGDGVDQDDVVTFLGARNFLPDGQQVLFADQTFVRGVRLPYVKFLRNPFG; the protein is encoded by the coding sequence ATGTTCGGCAGAACACACAACGCTGAGGCCAAGAAGCAGCGCCGTAGCGAGCGGGCCTCCGGTCAACCGGTCGAGCGACTCGAAGACCGCCGGTACCTCGGCATGGTCATGCCCGTCGGCGGCTTCGACGGGGGCAGCGAAATAGATGAGCAAGCCGCGGTCGGATCATTCGACGGCACCGGCGCTTCGTCGAAAACGGCGCCAGGCAGCATTGCCGACCTGTGGCACAACTCCGAACAGCCGATCACAATTCGTTACGACTTTCGCGGTCTCAATGGCGAAGCCAACGAAATCACCGCTCGTCAAATGGCACTGGCTGAGCAGGTCTTCGCCGAATGGCAGCGGGCAACCGGCGGTCGCGTTCAGTTCTTAAGGGACACGAACGCCGACGCATCTCAGATCGTCAACGTCGGCGTGGGCTCGCTCGATTCGCTCGGTCACGAAACCGCACAGGGCGGCACGCTCGGCCTCGGAGGCTCAGTTCTTAATACGTCCTCCGGCCAGCCGGAAATCCAAGGGATCATCTGGCTCGACCGATCTGAGAATTGGGATAACACGATCGGCAACGGAGACCCGGCCGGCACCGTCGACTTCTTCACCGTCGCGGCACACGAAGCGGGCCACGTGCTCGGTCTCGCCGATACGCTGCAACATGTGACCGACGAGATCATGGGCGGCACCTATGACGGCGAGAGTTCGACTCAGGCGATCGATCGGGCGCTTCAGCAGGCGATGTTCCTGCCACTGACCGAAGGCGGGGCCAACGGGCTTCCCGTCTCACCACTCGTCGATATCGCCGCCCAGCAACTCTCGGCCAACGAAGTCACGCAGACGCTCGACTTCGCATCGCAGGTCTCCGACACTAATGATGCGATTATCGCGATCGTCGATCGCAACGGGCGAATCTTGGGCGTGAGAGTCGAACAGGAAGTCCTTGACAACTTCGCGGGAGACCCGGCGGGGCTTGTGTTCGCGATCGACGGAGCCGTCGCGAAAGCCCGTACCGCCGCGTTCTTCTCCAACGGTGATCCGAACAATACTGATGCCTACTCCCCGAACGGCACGCTCGCTCCCCTGACCTCGCGACTCGTGCGATTTGTCAGCCAGTCGACCGTGACCGAGCGCGAAGTCGAATCCAATCCGAACATCACCGATCCGAACTCGACGGTCCGAGGCCCCGGTTTCGTCGCACCGATCGGCCTCGGCGCCCACTTTCCGCCTGAAGTTGCTAACACCCCGCCGGTCGACCTGTTCGGAATTGAGCACACCAACCGCGACAGCATATTCCATCCCGGCGACGACGGCATTAAGGGGACGGCGGACGACTTCACCCTCCGAGGCCGATTTAATATCGACCCCACCTTCGTTCCCGCGGGCCAGACCCTGTTCGCACCGGAGTCATACGGAACGCAGGCGGGTATCACTGCCGGAGCGACCGATCCCAGCGACTGGCAATCTCGCGGAATTGCGACACTGCCCGGCGGAGTTCCGCTTTACCGTGATTCCAATGGCGACGGCATCGGCGAGACATTAATCGGCGGCATCGGGGTCTTCTTCCCCGGTCCCGATGGCTTCGCGACCCACGAGCAGGGCTTCATCCCGGGCATCGGACAGACTGAAACACAGCGGACAAACGCGTCTCGAGTTCTTGAGGCCGAATTTATTGCGGTGATGGCCGCCGGGGGAAGTAACCTCGCCAACAACGAGGTCGGTGGATTCAAGCCCACCAATCACCCGGTACCAACTCTCGACGTTCCGTTCGGCCGTCTTGATCTCGTCGGAATTCAGTTGCAGGTGATCGGGCCGGTTGCCGGTACGAAAGGCCTGCTTCAACTCCGCGACTTCGCGCAGCAGAATATCAGAGCCGGTGCCGCCAGTGGCGCCGATCAGCAAATTAACGCAGGCGGCGATCTTGCTCAGGCGGGCTTGGTCGTGCCCGAAGGCATGCTCGTCACTCCGCACGCCTCCACGGTCGACCCCGAATTAACCGCCGAACGTGTCAACCAATTAATCTTTGACGCGGTCGAAGCGGCCAAAAATGTTCGCGCAGCCGTTCGACTCGACGCCGGAGACGCCTCACCCGGCGTGCGAACGCGTATGGTCATCGCCGTGACCGACACCTCCGGCGAAGTGCTCGGTCTGTTCCGAATGAAAGATGCGACCGTCTTCTCGATCGACGTCGCCGTCGCGAAGGCGCGAAACACTTCGTATTACGCCGACCCGAATGCATTGCAGCCGATCGATCAAATTAATGGTGTCCCGGCGGGGACCGCCTTCACCAACCGGACATTCCGCTTCGTCTCGGAACCACGATTCCCGGACGGGATTGATGGAACGCCGGCCGGGCCGTTTTCGATCATGAACAATCCGAGTATCAACCCGCGAACCGGGGAAAATCTCGGTGCCCCGGCGGCCGCTTCAACCTTTACGAGCGTGCTCGGATTCGATGCCTTTAATCCGCAAACGAACTTCCGCGACCCCGGTGACCCCGGCGTCGTCGCCGGCAGCGTTCCGGCCGTCGGCACGACAAATAAGGCGAACCAGAACGGCATCGTCTTCTTCCCCGGCAGCACCCCGCTCTATGAGAACGGAAATAATTTGATCGGCGGATACGGGATCAGCGGTGACGGCGTCGACCAGGACGATGTGGTCACGTTCCTCGGCGCGCGAAACTTCCTGCCGGACGGTCAGCAGGTCCTCTTCGCCGATCAGACGTTCGTCCGCGGCGTCCGCCTGCCCTATGTCAAATTTCTTCGCAATCCGTTCGGCTGA
- a CDS encoding HEAT repeat domain-containing protein has product MNDAHQIATRNGANGRTERFRSNRRPHPPSFVETSRSIRDERAFNGKRSGRNLWAIYALAALIFPSIAIGGDQFLIPDDTWASLPESTQSVKAVKSEVTTSEVSISKNEEVRPDRTSTADKISGPPRSFSRHRETNAALPAPETPAVSFDVMKLLDSESANVRRTAVRSLKQFTPTPALMRRVEELSDNDPDAITRGTARLLLSDWEDRLESTTASSDAESISFEFGGRSRRANPFADPIRSRTDTAVSNASASAARARASHQFMNQPTDDAGRSGAAVLRLGDSGRPAAEHIRSGVSQTAYSGIVPPAPRRIDAPEYDPTADSDDFEAIFDLSPASTVPAGRPRLLAEDIFPPVLDTPLNPPPIQDDVLPSSILDRPIRSIPFFPTLGFAGPTGVQPTEPQTSSHFQPVEDRWRHGFPEWNRYAEEPDTVTRYPYTEGRWWDPYNQNVLKGDYPIIGQHTFFNVEAELLMINEYRELPTPTTPFESTVDAGQFQFFGDPTQFLTTNFLFLRTELFHGNAGFKPIDWMVRLTPAVNLNYLDVNELAVVGPDVRDGTTRYDDIITLQEYFVEAKLADLSPHYDFMSMRIGSQPFQSDFRGFIFNDINQGVRLFGTRNANRDQFNIVFFDQLEKNTNAQLLNEFSRRDQQVFVANYYRQDFVYPGYTANTSIHVNNDGPSTQFDDNGFLVRPDPTGIFKEHRVTTAYLGFTGDGHMGKYNVSNAFYYVFGEDSCNPIAGTEQEIRAYMMALELSYDRDWVRFRGSFFHSSGDGNADNSTATGFDSILDQPQFAGGEFSYWQRQEIRLFGAALSQRESLSPTLRSSKIQGQANHVNPGIFIFNAGMDFEITPKLRMITNASYLMFDKTDVLETYTFQDDIAREIGVDLSIGIEYRPLLSDNIIIEAGWASLVPGNGMKDLFGKYDPFTLENSSDPELDLLSMAFVTGIFVY; this is encoded by the coding sequence ATGAATGACGCTCATCAAATCGCAACGCGGAACGGCGCGAACGGACGCACGGAAAGATTCCGTTCGAACCGAAGGCCGCATCCGCCGTCATTCGTGGAAACCTCCCGGTCGATTCGTGATGAACGCGCATTTAACGGCAAGAGGTCCGGCCGGAATCTTTGGGCGATCTACGCCTTGGCCGCGCTGATTTTCCCCTCGATCGCAATCGGCGGCGATCAATTTCTGATTCCTGACGACACATGGGCGAGTCTGCCTGAGTCGACTCAGTCGGTTAAGGCAGTGAAGTCAGAAGTAACGACTTCAGAAGTGTCGATCTCAAAGAACGAGGAAGTCCGCCCGGACCGCACGTCGACCGCTGACAAGATCAGCGGCCCGCCTCGAAGTTTCAGTCGTCACCGAGAAACTAACGCGGCTCTTCCGGCCCCTGAGACCCCGGCCGTGTCGTTCGATGTCATGAAGCTCTTGGACTCCGAGTCTGCAAACGTCCGACGAACGGCGGTCCGGAGTTTGAAGCAGTTTACGCCGACCCCGGCCTTGATGCGTCGAGTCGAAGAACTCTCAGACAATGATCCCGACGCCATCACGCGCGGGACAGCTCGCCTGCTTCTATCGGACTGGGAAGACCGGCTCGAGTCGACGACCGCTTCCTCGGATGCTGAATCGATCTCATTTGAATTCGGCGGTCGATCACGTCGGGCAAATCCGTTCGCTGATCCGATTCGCTCTCGAACGGACACCGCTGTTTCAAATGCGAGTGCATCAGCGGCGAGAGCGCGAGCGAGTCACCAATTCATGAACCAACCAACCGATGACGCCGGGCGATCGGGTGCGGCGGTGTTACGGCTTGGTGATTCAGGACGACCGGCTGCGGAACACATCCGCAGCGGCGTTTCGCAGACGGCTTACAGCGGCATCGTGCCACCGGCCCCGCGCCGGATCGATGCTCCCGAATACGATCCGACGGCAGACTCCGACGACTTCGAAGCAATCTTCGATCTATCACCGGCATCGACGGTCCCCGCCGGGCGTCCAAGGTTATTAGCGGAAGACATCTTTCCGCCGGTGCTTGACACACCGTTGAATCCGCCCCCTATACAGGACGACGTGTTGCCGTCGTCTATCCTTGATCGGCCCATTCGTTCGATTCCGTTCTTCCCGACGCTCGGCTTTGCCGGGCCGACCGGCGTACAACCGACCGAGCCGCAAACGAGCAGCCACTTCCAACCGGTCGAGGATCGCTGGCGGCATGGTTTTCCGGAGTGGAATCGGTACGCCGAAGAACCTGACACGGTGACACGTTACCCGTACACCGAAGGTCGGTGGTGGGATCCTTACAATCAAAACGTGCTCAAGGGTGACTACCCGATCATTGGCCAGCACACGTTTTTCAACGTGGAAGCCGAACTGCTGATGATCAACGAGTATCGGGAACTGCCGACGCCGACGACCCCTTTCGAGAGCACCGTTGATGCAGGTCAGTTCCAGTTCTTCGGCGACCCGACCCAGTTCCTGACGACGAACTTTCTGTTCCTGCGGACCGAATTGTTCCACGGCAACGCCGGGTTCAAACCGATCGACTGGATGGTCCGGCTTACTCCGGCGGTCAATCTCAACTATCTCGACGTCAACGAACTCGCGGTCGTCGGTCCGGACGTTCGCGACGGAACGACGCGTTATGACGACATCATTACGCTGCAGGAATACTTCGTCGAAGCAAAGCTCGCGGACCTCAGCCCGCACTACGACTTCATGTCAATGCGGATCGGCAGTCAGCCCTTCCAAAGCGACTTCCGGGGGTTCATTTTTAACGATATCAACCAGGGCGTGCGGCTGTTCGGAACTCGCAACGCAAACCGAGATCAGTTTAACATCGTGTTCTTCGACCAATTGGAGAAGAACACAAACGCGCAGTTGCTCAATGAATTCTCTCGTCGCGACCAGCAGGTCTTTGTCGCGAATTATTACCGTCAGGACTTTGTCTATCCCGGCTATACGGCTAACACCAGTATTCACGTCAACAATGACGGGCCGAGCACGCAATTCGATGACAATGGCTTTCTCGTCCGGCCCGATCCGACCGGTATCTTTAAAGAACACCGGGTGACGACGGCCTACCTCGGCTTCACCGGCGACGGCCACATGGGTAAGTACAACGTCTCGAACGCGTTCTACTACGTGTTCGGTGAGGATTCCTGCAATCCTATCGCGGGTACCGAGCAGGAGATTCGCGCCTATATGATGGCATTGGAACTGTCTTACGACCGCGATTGGGTCCGGTTCCGCGGGTCGTTCTTCCACTCTTCCGGTGACGGCAATGCGGATAACTCCACCGCGACCGGCTTCGATTCGATCCTCGATCAACCGCAGTTTGCCGGGGGCGAGTTCAGCTATTGGCAGCGGCAGGAGATTCGCCTTTTCGGAGCCGCGTTGAGCCAGCGGGAGAGTCTTTCCCCGACGCTTCGCTCCAGCAAGATTCAGGGGCAGGCGAATCACGTGAACCCCGGTATCTTCATCTTCAACGCCGGCATGGACTTCGAAATTACGCCGAAGCTCCGGATGATCACAAACGCCAGCTACTTGATGTTCGACAAGACGGACGTGCTCGAAACCTACACGTTCCAAGACGATATCGCCCGCGAGATCGGTGTTGACCTGAGCATTGGTATCGAATATCGACCGCTCCTGAGTGACAACATTATCATCGAAGCGGGCTGGGCGTCTCTCGTTCCCGGGAACGGAATGAAAGACCTGTTCGGAAAGTATGATCCATTCACACTTGAGAACAGTTCCGATCCGGAACTCGATCTGCTTTCGATGGCCTTCGTGACAGGCATTTTCGTCTACTGA